The sequence TTAATCCTAGCCCACCTCTGCTTGGCTGGACGAATCTCTCTAGGTACTGACCCAACCAGTTGAGGGCTTGCGTTGTAGTAGTCAACGATTCTCTTCCAGAAACGTTCCGCTTTCTGGTCACAGCTGACTACAGGGTCTTTGCTGGTGTTAAGCCACGCCCCAATGAGGATTTTATCCTCAAGCAGAGACCATGGCCTCCGCTCTTTGCCAGCAGACTCGACTGTAGGCTGGACAGGAGACTCGACTGTAGGCTGGACAGGAGACTCGAGACTAGGCTGGACAGGGTGGAAACCATACTCATCAGGACCCTGGCTACCGAACCAAGCAGGTTCGGGTGACTCAAGGTCAACTGAAGATTGACTATACATTAGATTAACAAACCCAGTTCTGTTATTCATGTTTAGATGATGGTCTGTGTTACTCTATTAGTAACACAGACACTTAAGTAAGCGATAGAAAGTAAACTAGCATTTAGGTTCGGAGTAGTTAGGCAGATAGAAAGCAAACAAGCATTAACCACCACTCAAATCAGACTAATAACTTCTCTACTTGCTACACTAAAAGCTAACAAGTACGATTCTATCAAATCTAAAGTTAGGAAGCAATACTAGCATTAATAACCATTAAAGCATGACCAGTatagttaatttttattactgaAACAAAAGAGAGTGGAAGTATTGTACCTGTGAAGCCCATCTCGAGTTCCGACATTGTTGTTTAAATCCTCCGAAGCTCTTCCTTGAAAGACATAAGATAAAACAgttaaaaatttttattttgtctcaaatataatattcaaaattGAAATGAAACTTACCAGCCCATTACGATGACCAAGATTACCAAGACCAGTAGACAAACTCCCTTTGCAAACCCATATTTAACCATTGATTTCTTCTTCGTTAATGCACCGACGATCTTCTCAAGCTTAGCCACCTTCTGGTCACTCTCAAAGAATTGATCTTTGAGCATCCTAACTTGTCTTTGCATTTCACCAAGCTCTTCTTGAATCGCCACATCCCACCATTTCCAGATGTGGCAGTCTCCATCGTCAACATTGTCGCAGGAGAAGTACCTCCTTCCTGGATTTTTAGGAGTGTAAGACGTTGCAACAACAGGCTCATTACCGCAATAACATGTCCTGGGGATTCCTTCATCAGCTTCAGGTTCCGGTGTGTAGCTACTCTCACCTTCATCCGCGTAGAGATCAGCTTCTGCTTGAAGTAAACAGGTCATGTCAAACTCGTCAGATGAAGAAGGCTGAGTGTAGCTATAGTCTTGTCCCATAGTTTGTTGGcctgcaaaaaaagaaaagaaacattgTTAGCGAAGAAGAAAACTTCACATTAAGAACAGAACGCAACAAAACATACTATAAACATTTGAGTTTAAGTACACATTAACGTAAATTGAACCTGAAACTAAACAGTTTACTAGCTACACATAAAGCTAACAGAGGGATCGAGTACTGAGTTTTCGAGCTAAACTGAAAACAAGATAAGCAACAGCATACCATACACATACGTTTTGTATAAGGCAAACACATACAAATCGATGTCGGAGCTTCGCTGAAAACAATTCGTATCTTGAAACCGTTAGAACAAACTAGAAGATCGTTTGAATCCGAAAACAAATTGAAACCGTAACTACATCGATTGAAACCGTAAGAACAAACTTCGAGTAATGAGTTTTCGAGCAAACTAAATCAAAAACTGTTTGAAAACGATTTGAAAACGAATTGAAAACCAAAAACTgtttgaaaccctaaatcgaagAAATCCCCAAATCGTTAAAAAACGGAAAACGAACAACAAGGAATCGATAACCTATCCTTAAATCTACCACAGAAGAAGGCTATTTACCTTTGAAGATCACGGAAGAATACGGTCGACGACGGAGACAAATCGCCTTTTCGTCTGGagctctgctttttttttttcgccTTCGGTCgtgaatgaattttttttccacAACCCCGAACCCAATAGCTCACCGAGCCAACCATCAGACGCCACGTGACACAAGGACTTGGTCCTTCAAGCCCTTATTTACGGATTGATCCGTCAAAATCTTAACCCAATTATCAATATTATATTCCTTTTGGGCTAAGGATTTGGGCTACGGACCCCTCTTGGACCGCCGTTGCGGATGGTCTAAGAAAGGTTCGGGTCTAGGATCCGGAGATCGCGAGCATGGATCTGAACACGGTGCATGATCGCGTATTTGTCTTCGTCAAGCACCGTTCTTTGCCCCGTGGTGTCTATGGATATCCAACTGCGAGATGACTTAGTTGTCTTCCTCTTCACCGTGACAACTGTCGACGGATCCACCGTAACCGGTTCTCCGTCAGGCGACATCTCTGATTCAACTCCTCAACTACTAAAAAGTCAACGCTACAACAAATGATAACCAATAGCAAAAAGTAATAATAGTAGTTTCCTCGAAAGTCGTGACCGTTAGTGTTATGTTATTCCGAACGTTACTAAATCGACGGCGGCGCGTGAGTGAGAACATGAACATGAATAGACAAGACAACCCAATGTTACTTCTTTTTAAGTGCTCATATATATTAACTGCTCATTCACAGAAGATGTTTGAGAAAAATTGTTATATTGTGATTGGttcataatttaattttttttatttaaaaacaataatatcaaaactaaacaaaattcaTTGCCAAACAACTTAGACTTGTAAAAAGTAACAATTCCATATTGTATTCTTTATTTTTCGAATTTAAGACTGCAGCTAATCTCAGCGAGAGTTGCTCAAATAAAATCAGATCACGAAGAGAAAATCTTTTTCTTTACTACCATTAACGATGTTCGGGCTCAATAACGCCAAGTCAACTGTCACAGCGTATATGAAACTTTTCTAAGAAGAATCCTTAGTTCGTTGAGAAGCGTAACAAGAAACAAAGCCCTTTCTCAAACGCAAATTCGTAAGTAAGCTTCTTTTTATCCTCTATGTATTTCTTTTGTAGTTTGTAGCTTCTTTTTATGACAAAGAAAGTGGTTAATTGATTATGGTAGTGGAGAGTAAATGGTATTTGCAACAGTTGAGAATTTTCGCTTTAGGATCTTGATTACACCTTGTATCTGATGGTAACTGATTGTTTAGAGTTAATGTTTTTAACATTCCTGGTTTAGTAAATGGTCGTCGGAATGTAGAAGacaaagaggagaagaagatagaACAGCCACATAAGAAGAGGAAAAAGTATAATCATTTCATTCAAATAGTTCCCCAAATCTGTTTTGAGTTTGTAAGTGAGTTCTGCTCCAATTCCCTTTATATTTCACTGAAATCATATCtttgatttacattttttttcgcATGTTTTCAGATGTCTAGAAGGTGATGATTCAGATAGTGATGGATATTTGGTTGAGGTATTATTCAGACACAATGCAACGTAAAGTACTCTCAGAATCTGTTTTAAGCTCTTGCTCTGACCTAGCcactagaagaaaaaaaatttaagattgtTACATGATTGTGTACGAGCAGgagatggagatgaagaagctagaagaagaaaaggacGATGCATTAGCTGCATACGATGTCCCAGAGTTAGCACACGATGTCCCATTAGCTTTGAACTATTTTAGATGTTGGGAATGGATATTTGAGATTCAGATAAAATCTCAACTGTCTAGTAGAACACTGGTCCAGTAACGTCTTTAGCTTAGTAGGCTTGTGGTTCCACGGTTACGAGGCGGTGTCGTTGGTTTCAGTATTCGCAGACGATCCCATTTTTGGTCGGGTCAAGAGATTTTAGGGTGGGTAAGGGAGAATCTAGATTAAGAAAAACGCAGTAAGGTAAGCCCATTCGTTACTTTCACGCCATTGGGCTTTCGTTCTCCCTTCCATGGGCTGGAATAATAAACTACTGATGCTTTAAATGTTGTGGATATCTTTTTAGCCTTTCTAGTGCATATAGTTTTTTCACAGAACTACAATTAGTCAATAGAAAATTGGTTGATGATGTAAGTTATTTTCATATCTTAATTGAAACCTTTCTGTATATAATCGAACTCATTGAGAAAAATAGGAATATATCGATGGTTATTTAGTGAGTATTGATGCATAGCTCGAGCTCATTCGATCGTTGATAATTAAGCTCGAtagttttaaacaatatatatatatatatacgtgctCAAAACACTTTTTCTGACCAATCttcaatctcttttttttatctctagGTTATGAATCTGTAAGTATCATGTATAAggcccaaaaaaaaattaatgagttCGTAGCAAGAAGGATAGGTTTCCATGAATCTCACTGACACTTCGTTGtgtctttaatgaaacctatgaATGTGAGGAGACACAAAAGTCAGCGGAAATATCGAAGTGAAGTAAACAAAGAGCATATGTttgctctctctctttctcttgagTTTTGTTTTCTGACCAACAAGTATGGAGCAATGCTCtagtttttaatgtttgtttgttGTCAAAGGTTTTCTTTTTTACTCTTGGGAAGGTAAATGAGGTTGCAACTGTTTTAATTGGACTTCGATTCATAAATTCGAAAGACAAACGAGCAAGTACATTTTCTCTGCGCCATCCTCTATATAAATGTGCCAATATGCTCCTTTTATATGTGGTGTATCTAGTTATGTGTACGTATATCGACACCCATAACCGTTTACATGAgattatatatactatataacaaGCTTTCATTTCAAGGGATGAATATGATAATAGTAAACTCGTACAAGGTTATATACATTCTCATTATGAAGGATCATTTGAGCCTATGTAAATAGATACTATGTTTACTTAAAGAgattttaaaaaccaaaaacgaaAGTATAATTGAATAGGTTTTGTCTATTAGATTATTAGTTTTGTCTATTAACTTAACTAGAATAACTTTGTCATAAAATTAAGGTTGTTGTACTGAATAATTGTTAAAATTGGTCCATATTATATACGCAATACAAGCATACAT is a genomic window of Brassica napus cultivar Da-Ae chromosome A2, Da-Ae, whole genome shotgun sequence containing:
- the LOC125581662 gene encoding glutathione S-transferase T2-like; amino-acid sequence: MGQDYSYTQPSSSDEFDMTCLLQAEADLYADEGESSYTPEPEADEGIPRTCYCGNEPVVATSYTPKNPGRRYFSCDNVDDGDCHIWKWWDVAIQEELGEMQRQVRMLKDQFFESDQKVAKLEKIVGALTKKKSMVKYGFAKGVCLLVLVILVIVMGWKSFGGFKQQCRNSRWASQPSLESPVQPTVESPVQPTVESAGKERRPWSLLEDKILIGAWLNTSKDPVVSCDQKAERFWKRIVDYYNASPQLVGSVPREIRPAKQRWARINEQVCKFVGCYDAALRGQRSGQNDDDVMKAALDSFFNIYQRKFGLEHAWRELRHDQKWCTAYMVKDGGKEKRKQVVDLDTEDEVPEHEARPVGVKAAKAAGKRKKSGKQEEMSQLEAIMEMKGKLSKQKIIERLLAKKDPLSEVEESLKLKLMSEML